A stretch of DNA from Microbacterium sp. LWS13-1.2:
TATATTCTGCACACGAAGAGCCTCACCATCGACGACGAGGTGGCGATCATCGGGTCGAGCAACATGGACATGCGCTCCTTCGGTCTCAACATGGAGATCTCGCTGTTCGTGCGCGGCGAGGAATTCGTGCGCGAGATGCGGACTGTGGAGGACATGTATCGCTCGCTCAGCCGCGAGCTGACTCTCGAGGAGTGGGAGAAGCAGCCGCTCCGATCGACCGTGCTCGACAATCTGGCGCGGCTCACCTCCGCGCTGCAGTGAGGCATTCTCCCGGCGGATCGTGATCGGCGCGTGACCACGGTTGCTGAGATTCCGGCGCCGCTTGCGACACCATAGGGGTGACGGATGCCGCGGGGATGAGCATCCGCGAACGTCAGGAGGCCTCGCATGCCCGTCCGCTCCCGTTCACTCATCGTCGCTGCCGGCATTGCGCTCCTCGCCGCCGGCCTGTTGACCGCGTGCGCCACGCCCGCCGGTTCCGGCGGAACTCCGGCGCCCTCCCGGCCGTCCGGCTCCTCGGGCCAGACCACCGAGATCGAGGTCGATGCCGCCTGGCTCGACGGCGGTCGCATGATCGGCCTGGTCACCGAGGGCTCGTCGACGTGCGTTCCGAACGCGGGTGAAACCACGTACGAGAACGGCGTGCTCACGGTCGAGCTGGTCGAGCCGTCGGGCGACACCGCCTGCACGAGGGACCTGGTCCCGCGCGTGACGGTCGTCGGCCTGCCGGAGGGCATCGACCCGACGCAGGAGCTCGAGATCCGCGTGACCGGCGAGAGCATCAACGGCGACACCGATCTCGACGGCGTCCCTGGACTCACCCCGGGTGCTGAGACGGACTACCTGCCGAGCGCCGGCTTCACGGGCGAGGACGGCGAGTTCGTCGTCCTGACCTGGGGCTCGTCGACGTGTGTTCCCACCGTCGAGAGCGCCACCGCCGCCGGCAACGAGGCGACGGTCACCTTCGCGACACCGCCCGCGAATCAGGTCTGCACCATGGACATGGCTCCACGCGGCGCCCTCGTCCAGGTCGACGGTCTCGACGACGACTCCGAAGCCTTCGCGATCCTGACCGGCGCCGAGTTCGACAACGTCCGCATCCCCATCATCGGCAGCGACTGACGTCCCGAGAGGTCAGTCGGCGCGGACGAGGAGGTCGCCGATCTCGCAGTCGAGGGCCCGGCAGATCGCCGACAGCGTCGAGTAGCGGATGGCGCGCGCGCGGTCGTTCTTCAGGATTGAGAGGTTCACGACCGAGACGCCGACGAGCTCCGACAGGCGCGTGAGCGTCATGCCGCGCTCGGCCAGGAGCTCGTCGAGCCGGCAGTGCACGCCCGACGGGCCCTCGTCCTCGGCGGGAGTCATACGAGCCCGTCCGTGTCGCGCTGCAGACGGATGCCGCGGCGGAACGCGAGCGAGATCAGACCCAGCACGGTCGCGGCGATCCAGATCGGGATGAACGACGCCGTGGTCGCCCAGGAATTCGGCTGGAAGTCGCCGAGCCCCGCGGCGGCGAGGACGCCGTTGCGCCCGAGCGTATCGAGGAGGGAGACCGCCAGCGCCCCGCCGAACATCGTCCAGCCGGCGGCGTCGAGCAGGCGCGGATTGGCCGGGTCGAAGAACCGTCCTCTGAGGAACCGCAGCGCCAGTGTTCCGAACAGCGCGATCACGACGAGCCACGCGATCGCGCCCACGATGATCGACGCACCGATCGAGACCGTGGAGAGGGCGTTCACACCCTCGGCGATCACGTCGCCTTCCGTCACGCGCACCGTCGTCTCGGGCACGCCGTCGGCGGGTGCGAAGTCCGCGGGCACGCCCGCGAACGGCACGGGGACCGACACCCCGTCAAGGGTGAACGTCTCGAACCACCGCAGAACCGATGTCAGCACCACGATCGCCGCGACCACGCCGGCGACCACGAGGGTCGAGAGGATGTCGTTGCGCTCCTTGGTCGTCGTCTCACGCATCACACCAGTCCTTCCGTCTCGCGCTGCAGGCGCGCGCCGATCTCGAACGACGCCGCGATGAGCGCGAGCGCCAGACCCCAGCCGAACGGGGCGAGATCCACCTGCAGGAGGAAG
This window harbors:
- a CDS encoding helix-turn-helix transcriptional regulator, coding for MTPAEDEGPSGVHCRLDELLAERGMTLTRLSELVGVSVVNLSILKNDRARAIRYSTLSAICRALDCEIGDLLVRAD